A genomic window from Bradyrhizobium lupini includes:
- a CDS encoding catechol 2,3-dioxygenase gives MQPEPIFDLAHLGHMELLTPKPDESLKFFVDVMGMTVSGEKGESVYLRGWDDYERYSLKLTASKTSGMEHMALRARSQQALERRVAALKGSGFDIGWIDGDMGQGPTFRCRDPDGHIVELYYETEWYQAPPELKPALKNQAQRFPARGVNVRRLDHLNCLAVDIKANREFFENYLGCRLTEQIVLNDGREAAMWLTMSNKSYDFAYSLDHSGTPGRFHHVTYALDSREEILRAADIFLENGIHIETGPHKHAIQQTFFLYVYEPGGNRVEVANAGARLILAPDWKPIVWTEEERKKGQAWGLKTIESFHTHGTPPVQHKK, from the coding sequence ATGCAGCCCGAACCGATCTTCGATCTCGCTCATCTCGGCCACATGGAGCTGCTGACGCCGAAGCCGGACGAGAGCCTGAAATTCTTCGTCGACGTGATGGGCATGACCGTCAGCGGAGAAAAGGGCGAGTCGGTCTATTTGCGCGGCTGGGACGATTATGAGCGCTATTCGCTCAAACTGACGGCGTCGAAGACGTCAGGCATGGAGCACATGGCGTTGCGTGCGCGCAGCCAGCAGGCGCTGGAGCGCCGCGTCGCGGCGCTGAAGGGGTCCGGCTTCGACATCGGCTGGATCGACGGCGACATGGGGCAGGGGCCGACCTTCCGCTGCCGCGATCCCGATGGACACATCGTCGAGCTCTATTACGAGACCGAATGGTATCAGGCGCCGCCCGAGCTGAAGCCCGCCCTGAAGAACCAGGCACAGCGCTTTCCCGCGCGCGGCGTCAATGTCCGCCGCCTCGACCACCTCAATTGCCTCGCCGTGGACATCAAGGCCAACCGCGAGTTCTTCGAGAACTATCTCGGCTGCCGGCTCACCGAGCAGATCGTGCTGAACGACGGCCGCGAAGCGGCGATGTGGCTGACGATGTCGAACAAGAGCTACGATTTTGCCTATTCGCTTGATCATTCCGGCACGCCCGGCCGCTTCCACCACGTCACCTACGCCCTCGACAGCCGCGAGGAGATCCTGCGCGCCGCCGACATCTTCCTGGAGAACGGCATCCACATCGAGACCGGCCCGCATAAGCACGCGATCCAGCAGACCTTCTTCCTCTATGTCTACGAGCCCGGCGGCAACCGCGTCGAAGTCGCCAATGCCGGCGCGCGCCTCATCCTTGCGCCCGACTGGAAGCCGATCGTGTGGACGGAAGAGGAACGCAAGAAGGGGCAGGCGTGGGGCCTCAAGACGATCGAATCGTTTCACACGCACGGCACGCCGCCGGTGCAGCACAAGAAGTAG
- a CDS encoding (2Fe-2S)-binding protein, with amino-acid sequence MTQTPIRITVNGRIHEITAARDTPLLYVLRNDLALNGPKYGCGLGECGTCTVLIGGAAARSCVIPISGCAGRDIVTLEGLGTRAEPDVVQQAFIDEQAAQCGYCLNGMIMTTKALLAINPQPTEQEALAALRYNLCRCGTHIEILRAVMRASGQLAEAGD; translated from the coding sequence ATGACGCAGACACCGATCCGCATCACCGTGAACGGCAGAATCCACGAGATCACTGCGGCGCGAGACACGCCGCTGCTCTACGTGCTGCGCAACGATCTCGCGCTCAACGGTCCGAAATACGGTTGCGGCCTCGGTGAATGCGGCACCTGCACTGTCCTGATCGGTGGCGCTGCGGCGCGCTCCTGCGTCATTCCGATCAGTGGCTGCGCCGGCCGCGACATCGTGACGCTCGAGGGGCTCGGCACCCGCGCCGAGCCGGATGTGGTGCAGCAGGCCTTCATCGACGAGCAGGCCGCGCAATGCGGCTATTGCCTCAACGGCATGATCATGACGACCAAGGCGCTGCTTGCGATCAACCCTCAGCCCACCGAACAGGAGGCGCTGGCGGCGCTGCGCTACAATCTCTGTCGCTGCGGCACGCATATCGAAATCCTTCGCGCCGTGATGCGTGCGTCTGGTCAGCTTGCCGAGGCCGGTGATTGA
- a CDS encoding molybdopterin cofactor-binding domain-containing protein, producing MASPHPNGAELQSGSLVVVRTVDECTFETFVRITADGSVTAYNGHVDLGTGIRTALGQIVAEELDVSFARLVVVLGDTATVPNQGATIASETIQITAVPLRKAAAQARHFLIARAAERLELPAADLRIEDGLVRGHDNRSVSYGELIGGETIRLELADDVAVKPVGDYAIVGQSMPRVDLPAKATGELTFVHDIRMPGMLHGRVVRPPYAGVDAGPFVGTSLISVDESSVRDIPGIMAVVRIGDFVGIVAEREENAIRAAEQLAVSWRPTPDLTDLANVETALRASPSTPRTLIDKGDVDAAIAGAAKPMRRTYVWPYQMHASIGPSCAVADFQDGNIRVWSGTQNPHVLRADLSLLIERPESEIEVIRLEAAGCYGRNCADDVTADALLLSRAVGRPVRVQLTREQEHAWEPKGAAQLIDVNGGLDAAGDVAAYDLATRYPSNAAPTLALLLTGRISPRPDVLQMGDRTAIPPYDYGHMRVVAHDMAPIVRASWFRGVSALPNTFAHESYIDEAATEAGVDPIEYRLRYLKDQRAVDLVHAVAERAGWTPRPVREEKDGEIVHGRGFAYALYVHSKFPGYGAAWSAWVTDVAVNKSTGEVSVTRVVAGQDSGLMINPDGVRHQIHGNVIQSTSRALMEEVSFERGAVAAREWGAYPIIPFPDVPKIDVLLLPRPDQPPLGVGESASVPSAAAIANAIFDATGVRFREPPFTPERILNGLHSGGPTTPQALPTPAAPQPSRIWENPFAKRAGIFATVAAVCTAAIGIGAAVLPGRAIAPIARPDPSVYSAATIARGQQLAALGNCAECHTMIGGALNAGGRALETPFGTIYATNITPDVETGIGAWSYPAFERAMRDGLHRDGRQLYPAFPYTHFSKTGDADMQALYAYLMAQPAVRATQPANTLAFPFNLRPLLAGWNTLFHQTREFKPDPAKSEVWNRGAYLVEGLGHCSACHSPRNALGAEQRGAYLAGGFAEGWEAPPLTSLSHAPIPWSEDELFAYLRTGHSRYHGVAAGPMAPVVRDLTALPDQDIRAMAVYLNSFYDTATDAKAQDAIALKLEASTQVTMASSTGARLYQGACAVCHEVGGLALFGSRPSLALNSNLHSATSDNLVQIILHGIAEPVSSDLGYMPAFKNSMSDAQVEELVTFLRKQFAPDRPAWIGVKETIARVRAAAS from the coding sequence ATGGCCTCCCCGCATCCGAACGGAGCTGAGCTGCAATCCGGCTCGCTCGTCGTCGTCCGCACGGTGGACGAGTGCACATTCGAGACCTTCGTCCGCATCACCGCGGACGGTTCGGTCACAGCCTACAATGGTCATGTCGATCTCGGCACCGGCATCCGCACGGCGCTTGGCCAGATCGTGGCTGAAGAGCTCGACGTCTCCTTTGCCCGCCTCGTCGTGGTGCTCGGCGACACCGCAACGGTGCCGAACCAGGGCGCCACGATCGCAAGCGAGACCATTCAGATCACTGCCGTTCCCCTGCGCAAAGCCGCCGCGCAGGCGCGTCACTTCCTGATCGCACGTGCGGCCGAGCGCCTGGAGCTGCCGGCAGCCGATCTCAGGATCGAAGACGGCCTCGTGCGCGGGCACGACAATCGCAGCGTCAGCTATGGCGAGTTGATCGGCGGAGAGACCATTCGTCTCGAGCTTGCCGACGACGTCGCCGTCAAGCCGGTCGGCGATTACGCCATTGTCGGCCAATCGATGCCACGCGTCGACCTGCCCGCCAAGGCCACGGGCGAGCTGACCTTCGTGCACGACATCCGTATGCCGGGCATGCTGCACGGCCGCGTGGTGCGCCCGCCCTATGCCGGCGTCGACGCCGGCCCGTTCGTCGGCACCAGCCTGATTTCGGTCGATGAATCCTCGGTGCGCGACATTCCCGGCATCATGGCCGTCGTACGCATCGGCGATTTCGTCGGAATCGTCGCGGAGCGCGAGGAGAACGCGATCCGCGCGGCGGAGCAGCTTGCGGTGAGCTGGCGACCGACGCCGGATCTGACCGATCTCGCCAACGTCGAAACGGCGCTGCGTGCCAGCCCGTCCACGCCGCGCACGCTGATCGACAAGGGCGACGTCGATGCTGCCATTGCCGGTGCGGCCAAGCCGATGCGGCGCACTTACGTCTGGCCATATCAGATGCATGCCTCGATCGGCCCGTCCTGCGCGGTCGCCGACTTCCAGGACGGCAACATCCGTGTCTGGTCGGGCACGCAGAACCCGCACGTGCTGCGCGCAGACCTGTCACTGCTGATCGAGCGTCCCGAGAGCGAGATCGAGGTCATCAGGTTGGAGGCCGCCGGATGCTACGGCCGCAACTGCGCCGACGATGTCACCGCGGACGCTTTGTTGCTCTCGCGCGCGGTCGGCCGGCCCGTGCGCGTACAGCTGACGCGCGAGCAGGAACACGCCTGGGAGCCCAAAGGCGCCGCGCAGCTCATCGACGTCAATGGCGGTCTGGATGCGGCGGGCGACGTCGCTGCCTACGATCTCGCTACGCGCTATCCGTCGAATGCCGCGCCGACGTTGGCGCTGTTGCTGACGGGACGGATATCGCCGAGGCCGGACGTCCTCCAGATGGGCGACCGCACCGCGATCCCGCCTTACGATTACGGCCACATGCGCGTCGTAGCCCACGACATGGCGCCGATCGTGCGCGCGTCCTGGTTTCGCGGCGTCTCGGCCCTGCCCAACACCTTTGCGCATGAATCCTATATCGACGAGGCCGCAACCGAGGCCGGCGTCGATCCGATCGAATATCGCCTGCGTTACCTGAAGGACCAGCGCGCGGTCGATCTCGTCCATGCGGTCGCCGAGCGGGCGGGCTGGACGCCGCGGCCGGTGCGCGAAGAGAAAGACGGCGAGATCGTGCATGGGCGCGGCTTTGCCTATGCGCTCTACGTCCACAGCAAATTCCCCGGCTATGGCGCGGCTTGGTCGGCCTGGGTCACCGACGTTGCCGTGAACAAGTCGACCGGCGAGGTCAGCGTGACGCGCGTGGTTGCTGGGCAGGACTCCGGATTGATGATCAACCCGGACGGTGTGCGCCACCAGATCCATGGCAACGTCATCCAGTCAACCAGCCGCGCACTGATGGAGGAGGTCTCGTTCGAGCGCGGCGCAGTCGCGGCGCGGGAATGGGGCGCCTATCCGATCATCCCCTTCCCTGACGTGCCCAAGATCGACGTGTTGTTGCTGCCGCGGCCGGACCAGCCGCCGCTCGGCGTCGGCGAATCCGCCTCGGTCCCGAGTGCGGCTGCGATTGCGAACGCGATCTTCGATGCCACCGGCGTGCGATTTCGCGAGCCGCCGTTCACGCCCGAGCGCATCCTGAATGGATTGCACAGCGGCGGGCCGACCACGCCGCAGGCGCTGCCCACTCCCGCTGCGCCACAACCATCCCGTATCTGGGAGAATCCATTCGCCAAACGCGCCGGCATCTTCGCGACGGTCGCGGCCGTCTGCACCGCGGCGATTGGCATCGGTGCGGCTGTTTTGCCCGGCCGCGCCATCGCACCGATCGCGCGGCCAGACCCATCGGTCTATTCCGCAGCGACGATCGCGCGCGGGCAACAACTGGCCGCACTCGGCAATTGCGCGGAGTGCCACACCATGATCGGCGGTGCGCTCAACGCCGGTGGCCGCGCGCTGGAGACGCCGTTCGGCACGATCTACGCGACCAACATCACGCCCGACGTCGAGACCGGCATCGGCGCCTGGTCCTATCCCGCATTCGAGCGCGCGATGCGCGACGGGCTGCATCGCGACGGACGGCAACTCTATCCCGCCTTCCCCTACACGCACTTTTCGAAGACTGGCGATGCCGACATGCAGGCGCTTTATGCCTATCTAATGGCACAGCCTGCGGTGCGCGCGACGCAGCCTGCGAATACGCTCGCCTTCCCGTTCAATCTCCGCCCGCTACTTGCCGGATGGAATACGCTGTTCCATCAGACGCGCGAGTTCAAACCTGATCCTGCCAAGTCCGAAGTCTGGAATCGCGGCGCTTATCTGGTCGAGGGCCTCGGCCATTGCAGCGCCTGCCATTCGCCGCGCAACGCGCTCGGCGCCGAGCAGCGCGGCGCCTATCTCGCCGGCGGCTTTGCCGAGGGCTGGGAGGCGCCGCCGCTGACCTCGCTCTCGCACGCGCCGATCCCATGGAGCGAGGACGAGCTGTTCGCCTATTTGCGCACGGGCCACTCGCGGTATCATGGCGTCGCCGCCGGACCGATGGCGCCTGTTGTCAGGGATCTCACAGCCTTGCCCGATCAGGACATCCGCGCCATGGCCGTGTATCTCAACTCGTTCTATGACACCGCGACCGACGCGAAAGCGCAGGATGCGATCGCTCTGAAGCTAGAAGCTTCAACGCAAGTCACGATGGCGTCCTCAACCGGCGCGCGCCTCTATCAGGGCGCCTGCGCCGTCTGCCACGAGGTCGGCGGCCTGGCGCTGTTCGGCAGCCGCCCCTCGCTCGCCCTCAACAGCAACCTGCACAGCGCCACATCGGACAATCTCGTGCAAATCATCCTGCACGGCATCGCCGAGCCGGTGTCGAGCGATCTCGGCTATATGCCGGCCTTCAAGAACAGCATGAGCGATGCGCAGGTCGAGGAACTGGTCACCTTCCTGCGCAAGCAGTTCGCACCGGACAGGCCAGCATGGATCGGTGTGAAGGAGACGATTGCGCGGGTGAGAGCCGCCGCGAGCTGA